The Oscillatoria acuminata PCC 6304 genomic interval TGTAGAGTTGACCAAACCCGGGACGATTCAATAATGAGCGCCAATATTTTCGGGACATTTTGGGGAAAACTAAGAAACAGAGTCGGCGATCGCATCTTCAAAACATGAGGTTGATCCCACCGATCTAGAACCAGAGGGTTCGCGATTCTGGATTGGTTCTGCTCTTGCCAGTCCCGACCCGTAATCAAGAGGTATGAGACATCCGTTGTCAGATTTAATGAGTAGGGTGACAATAACTTTCATAGAATTGGGTTAATGACAACATCCGTTTGTAGCAGCCTCGCAATTTTGGTAACAAAAGTTCTGCCTCGTAGCTGTAACATCAAATGGACCAATGTCCAACAACCTGGGCGTTTCCACTGTTGTTACCACCGGGGCTTGCATCCTAAACGCTAAAAACTTCCTATGGTTAAATCAGGTCAATCCTCCTTTCGCCGTATCCTGCTGTCGCGGATTTTACTCCTAAGCGTCCCTGTTTTGCTGTTAGGGGAGTATGTGACCTATCGCAAGGCACGCTCTAGTCTGCTAGAAACCGCTCGCCAAAACCTCACTGAAAGCGCCGTTCGCAAAGGGGATAGCATTCATGCCTCCCTCGAATCCCTCCAGGCGAACCTACTCACGGCCAGCGAATCCGTGGTGCTACACTCAGGTTCGGTACAGGCTTCGCAAAATTATATCGAGCAACTCGCGCAACGATTACCCACTAAGGTTCAATGCGTTCAACTGAGTGATGTGCAAACCACTGCCATAATCGCCAGTACCTGTGGGAATCAACCCCTGAGTCCTCAAATTGTAGAGATGTGGCAACAGCAGGGCAGTTTAGCCCCGGAGATGGCTTCAGGAGTGCCGATCAAAACGGTTCTATCCCAGAACAATGATCTGAATTCGTCCTCCCCAGATTCCTCAACTGAACCCAGCTATTTCGACCAACTCAAATTGGTGTTGAGCGCCCCCGTGTATTTGGACCCGATCAATCCATTGGCGGTGAACAATGAAGGGATACCGGATTATGCCTTAACCATTCGGTCCACTTTAGGGCAACGGGCCAGCGATCGCCGGATTGAACCCGGTTCCCTCACCGGCTACACCGTTGTCATTGACCAAGATGGGACCATTCTCGAACATGGAAATGACCTCAGTCGCGTTGGCCGGAACATCCAAGACGAAGTAGATGCCAAACGCCTCGAAAATATTATTAGAAACGCCCTGCGAGACCGTCAGGACTTTTTCCATCTGTTTAATTTCGATCAAGAGGAAATTGAATTACTCTCGGGATATACGGCCATTCCCAGTCCCCTATCCACCGGAGAAGAACGCAAGTGGGTGATCCTGGCTGTGACTCCCTTGGACAATGCTCTAGCTGGATTAAAGGATATTCAAAACGTTCTGTTCACCCTCATCTTAGGGTTATTAGCCGCTAACCTGCTGGCGACCCTCTACTTAACCCGCGATTTGGCCCTACCCATTGAGAAATTGCAAGACTATGCTCTGAATATTCAGTGCCGTGCTACCACGGAACGAGTTCCGCATAACTTGAACATTCGCGAGTTTAACCGACTAGCGGAAGCCCTCGACAGTATGGTAGAACGCTTGAAAGCGTGGGCAGAGGAGTTGGAAGCGGCCTGGAAAGAAGCAAAAACGGCCAACCAACTGAAAAATGAGTTTTTGGCGACTATTTCTCATGAGTTGCGAACCCCTCTGAATGCCATTCTCGGCTGCATTCGTTTGGTGCGTGATGATTGTTGTGATAACCGGGAGGAAGAAATTGAGTTTCTGCAACGTGCCGATGATGCAGCGATTCATTTATTGAATATTATTAATGATATTCTCGATATTTCTAAAATTGAAGCCGGTACTCTCTCGGTGGTTATGGAGCAGGTTGATGTCAAACGCCTGATTAAGGAGGCGATCGAATTGCAGCAATCCGCTCTTGAGCAGAAGGGGTTGCAGTTACAATTCTTGGAAGATCCTCAATCGATTACGGTCGAAGCTGACCCGGCTAAACTAAAGCAAGCCCTTCTTAATTTGATTGGAAATGCTATTAAGTTTACGGATACCGGACGCATCACTATTTCAACTCGCATCGAAGGGTTAACTAAGGGTCAATCCTTTACTAAAGCCGATGGCGAGAATGGTTCACTTCCTCCTCATTTGGTGATTTCTGTCCAAGATACGGGGATTGGGATTGCACCGGATCAGCAGCAGAAACTCTTTCAACCCTTTGTGATGGTGGATGGCTCAAGAACTCGTCCAAAAGGAGGTACGGGTTTGGGTTTGGCCATCTCCCGCAATTTAATCGAACTCATGGGTGGAATAATTCGCTTAGACAGTAAGGGGATCGGTCAGGGGACAACGGTTGAGGTGGTTTTGCCGATCCTCCATTCGAGTCCCTCTATTCCGGTGGTATTAGACTCGAAAACTGCCAAACAACAAAATTCCTAGATTTTTCTCACGCTCTGTTCAACTTATGCATCATTTCTAATCTAATTGTTTTTTGAGGGTGTGGGTTTTGGAGATTTTATTTTTTGGAGTTCCCTAAAGCTGAACAGGTAATCCCCCTTGTTGGATGGAGTGACTTAAAGCGCTCAAAATGGTCGTTAATTCTGTGGCGATCGCCCCTGAGAATTCGTCTGCCGGTCCCTGGTGACGCACCAATTCCAAAAAGCGATCGCAAACCCGTCCGAGGGGTTCAGCTTTTTCTAACCTCACTACTTCCCGGTTTTGAGCAGTGGGAATCCAGCGATCGCCTTCGGGTTCTAAATAACCCCCTTGAATCACCAATGGCGCATCCTGGGACATTTCATCAAATATCAAGGTGCCTTGATCCCCCACCACCGCTAATCGTCTCTGTTTATCCGGATTAAACCAGCACAAATGAATAAATGCCTGAAATCCACTCGGATAAGTCAGGGTTGCCATCACTAAATCCGATAACCCTTGGGGAAACAGTTTCGAGTCATCTCCCACAACGGGAGTCGGTTGCAACCACACCCGTCCAGTCCCCTGGACTTGAATCGGAGATTCTCCCAACCAAGTATTAAAAATCGCAATATCATGAATCGCTAAGTCCCACAGAGCATCCACATCGGGACGGACCGGACCTAAATGAGTGCGGGTGGCATACCCGTAGCGCAATTCCCCCAGTCGTCCCCCTTGCACCACTTCAGTTCCAGCAATCACTGCCGGATGAAATAAATAGGTATGATCGACCAGTAGCTGTAGCTGCCGTTGTTGGGCCCGTTGAGATAATTCCTGACATTCTGCTGGATCAAGGGTGAGGGGTTTTTCCGCTAAGACGTGATAGTTTTGGTCTAGGGCATCGGAAATTAAGGCATAGTGGGTAGCAGCAGGAGTGGCGACGGCCACAGCTTCCAGTCCCGGTAACTGTTTGATGTCCTGCCAATTGGTGGTCAGAATCACACTTTCATCTAAATTAAATTGCGATCGCGCTGAGGTCAATCGCTCTTGATGAGGGTCTACCACCGCCATCACTCGCGCCTGGGGATGGTTTAAAAAGTTGCGGATTAAGTGGACGCCCCAACGACCCGCCCCTAAAATTGCAATTCCAATAGGTTGTGACATTTTTTAATCCTGACAATCGTAATTACTGAGCAATATCTAATTCTCGCAGGGCCAAAAATGCCACCTTGGCTGCCGCTTGTTCCGCCGCTTTTTTACTGCGTCCGGTACCCTGTCCTTGGCGTTCTCCCAGGAGCCAAACTTCAGCGGTAAAGCGCTCGGGATGGTAATGTTCCCGATGGATTTCAAAGACCCGATATTCCGGTAAAATTTTATAACGAACTTGGGTCAATTCTTGGAGGGCATCTTTATAATTATGACGCGCTGGATCTTTGCGAATCTCTTCGGAAAGCTGTTTGAATTCCGGGTCTAACCAAGGACGAATTAAATCCAAATTGTGCGTACTTAAATAGAGGGCGGCTAAAATTGCTTCAAAGGCGTCAGCTAACCGAGATTCCTTACCCGTCATGTCTCCGGCAGCACTGGCAGAAACGAGCAGGTAGCGTTCCAGTCCATAACTTTCGGCAATCATCGCTAAGGTGCGATCGCTCACCAAAACTGAACGAATCGTGGCCAACTCCCCTACCTTTTCCTGGGGATACAGTTCCATAAGTAATTCCGCTGCCGCTAACCGGACAACTGCATCTCCGGTAAACTCTAACTGTTCATAGTTTGCTTCCCCGGAAACACTCGGATGAGTCAAGGCCAATTCTAACAAATCCCACCGGATGGAAATCCCATCAGAAAGCCCTAATTTCTGAAGCAGTTTTTGTAACTCGCGTTGTCGCTGTGGATAAAGAAGCGTCATAAAAAAGTTTAGAGAGTAAAAATTAACCTGAAAAAGGATGAGAGTTTATCCCTTAACGTTGAGACTATGTAACCTTAAAAATTAATCGAATCAGCAATGAAATTGGGTTTTAGAATTAGCTTAAAACAGAGAAAGGGAGAGAGTCAGACATAAGCCGGGTTCTGTTCCATTCATGACAATTGCCAGGAATGGGGCAGTTATCTATCTGGGACCTCTGTTACCAGAAGCCTCTAGCGGTTCTTCTTAAGCGGGACAGGCAAAAGACCAACCCTTGTCCCTCTGACCTTGCTCCCAACCGGGGTTTACCGAGCCAGGGCCTCTCGACCCTGCTGGTGCGCTCTTAACACACCTTTGCACCCTTACCTGTGAGCGATCGCCCAACGGGACCATCCCTCCATCGGCGGTATCTTTCTGTGGCACTATCCTCACGGTCACCCGCACTGGGCGTTACCCAGCAAGTCTGGTCTTTCGGGAGCCCGGACTTTCCTCAGATTCATCAGAATCCGCAACTGCCTGCGCCAACTCTCTACCCGCTCTCAATTATATCCCTTGTCTCCATCATTTTCTGCTCAAAAGGGTGAGCCCGAGGCTCTTGCTCCCATAAAGCCCTCTACTGCACTAGACTACTGACGCCTTTCAACTCCTATATTCCCTTAAAAATTCCGGCGCTTGTTCCAGGGAATATTAACAACCCAAGGTAAAACCGACGCCACAAACCGACAATTTACCAAATAAAGTGGGAGATTTCCCAAATTATGTTCTCCCATGCCAAAGCGTAGAGCAAACTGCAAGGTGAAGTTTAAACAAGGCAGTTCCGCTTTCGGAGAAACCTGTTTTCTCGGGTTAGGTTTGAGGGAGGCGAGGTTGAGCATGACGCGATCGGGTTTTAAAGGTCCGGTTTCTTGCTCTCGTTTTAAGGCGGATTCTGCCGTAAATGTTTCTTGGAGGGTTTTTCCCGGTGCAATCACACTCACAACTTGAGCGGGTAGCAAATCAAAGGTCATTCCCGGTGGGAGTCGGACCAGGCGTTGTTCCCGACCCTGAGCATCAATCAGGGCGCAATAATCCCAATCAATGTAAAGGGTTTGATTCGGGGATTGATTTTGCACACTCACCTCAATCACCCTTAATTGGTCTAAATCATATTGGGCGGCCAGGAAGAATTTGAATTGAACTCGGTTTTCTAAATTTTGGCTTTGGAGTTGATTTTTGAGAAAATTTTCATCTAATTTAATGAGGATTTTTTCCGCTAATAAAGAGGAAAAAGCTCGTAATAAGACGGAACTCACGCAGATGAGGTAAACTGCGATCACAATCCAATCAAGTCCAGTCATCAGGGGTTCTCAAGGGAATGGCAGGAATCGAGCAAACCTAAAAAATCAGGTCAAACAAACCAAACCCCGCTCGATGTAAGAGCGTCATGCCTAGGAAAAAGCCTTAAGATTGCGCTATGCTATGGGCTTGACCCTGGACAAGACGTTCCGATCAAGGTCTGCTCTAGGGGAAGTGGGGCGATCGCCCATAGCATAGCGCATCAAACGGGCCAATGGAGGTCTTTGCACCATTTCCAAGCATTAAAATGACTCTCGCGGTTCATACTGGCGACAGGTTTCACAAGGTCCTTCAGGATTGAGAGCGCAACGCAGATAGGCCGATCGCGCATTGTAAAGACAAGTGATATCCCCCGTCACATCCCCGATGCCTTCCACATAATGGCGATCGCTCGGCGTCGGAGGGGGAGCAGGTATTCTCATCATCGGAATCTCTCGGGCTGCTTGCAAGCGAGTTCTTGCCCGATTTTCTGCTTTCCGCATGACGAAGACAGACAGTAATGGTGGCGTTATCCCTAAGAAAAAAATGACAAGTGTCTCTAACATAACGGGTGACTAGAAGTGAATTCCTTAAAAGCAGCAGGTGCTCCCAACTCAACTGACTTCAACTGACAGAAACCGGGAAACTCAACTCAGGTGGGAGGGGAGTTTTTAGGCAGTAACTTCTACAGCGGATTGAAAAAAATCTCGTTCGCATAACATGGCATAACGATAGGTGGAATGGGCTAAGGGTGTGGAAGCTGCATAGCGATCGAGCAGATGTTCTAACTGTCCCGATAACTGCTCAAATTCTTCTCCAGTATAAGTCCGAATCCAGTCGGCATAGTCGTGATTGGGAATGCCATTCTTTCCTAATTGCTGCCCTAAAAAAGCGTAAAGACGCATACAAGGAGCCATCGCCACGGCAGTCAACCCGATATCGTGACTCCAAGCGGTTGCGAGTAAAAAGTCTGTGTAACGACGAGTTGCCGGAGTGGGTTTGACGGCGAGAAAATCAATTCCCCAGGTTTTGGCATAGCCTTGATGCAGGTGCAGTTCTTCTAAGACACCAGTGGCGAGGGCGTGAAAGATTTCAAAGGCTTGCCAGTCCTGAGTTTTGGCCGCTGCAATGCTATAAGCACGGGCAAAGGATTCCAGGAAAAAGGCATCCTGTCCTACATAATGGGCAAATTGATATCGCGGTAAATTCCCGTTGCCAATGCCTTGGACAAAGGGATGTTGTAGGCATTCTTGAGCTAAGTCTTGATTCGCTGTCCACAAGTCCTGAGATAGGGTCATATTCGAGGGAGTTTGATGTTGACTGGATTGAGGGTTAGGAGGATGAATTATCAGGAGGCGATCGCCCCAGGGTGAGGTTGAAGAGGGAGGACCTCTAGTCGAGAGTTTTCGGGTCCTGGGTTGACGGTTGAGGGGTGATTTGTCCCGGTGGATGGTTGCTGGAAACAGTGTTAAACCACCCTCGCCGCCAAAATAGAAAAATCATCACGATGGCGATCGCCATCATCACCGCCAAAACGCTGGGATAACCCCAATAAGAATTCAGTTCTGGCATATTCCACGGTGAGCGTTCAGGATTAAAATTCATCCCATAAACCCCAACAATAAAAGTTAGAGGAATAAAGATTGAGGAAACCACCGTCAGCAGTTTCATCACTTCATTCGTCTGGTTACTGATGGAAGAGAGGTAAACCTCC includes:
- a CDS encoding TenA family protein; its protein translation is MTLSQDLWTANQDLAQECLQHPFVQGIGNGNLPRYQFAHYVGQDAFFLESFARAYSIAAAKTQDWQAFEIFHALATGVLEELHLHQGYAKTWGIDFLAVKPTPATRRYTDFLLATAWSHDIGLTAVAMAPCMRLYAFLGQQLGKNGIPNHDYADWIRTYTGEEFEQLSGQLEHLLDRYAASTPLAHSTYRYAMLCERDFFQSAVEVTA
- the rnc gene encoding ribonuclease III, with the protein product MTLLYPQRQRELQKLLQKLGLSDGISIRWDLLELALTHPSVSGEANYEQLEFTGDAVVRLAAAELLMELYPQEKVGELATIRSVLVSDRTLAMIAESYGLERYLLVSASAAGDMTGKESRLADAFEAILAALYLSTHNLDLIRPWLDPEFKQLSEEIRKDPARHNYKDALQELTQVRYKILPEYRVFEIHREHYHPERFTAEVWLLGERQGQGTGRSKKAAEQAAAKVAFLALRELDIAQ
- a CDS encoding ATP-binding protein, which gives rise to MVKSGQSSFRRILLSRILLLSVPVLLLGEYVTYRKARSSLLETARQNLTESAVRKGDSIHASLESLQANLLTASESVVLHSGSVQASQNYIEQLAQRLPTKVQCVQLSDVQTTAIIASTCGNQPLSPQIVEMWQQQGSLAPEMASGVPIKTVLSQNNDLNSSSPDSSTEPSYFDQLKLVLSAPVYLDPINPLAVNNEGIPDYALTIRSTLGQRASDRRIEPGSLTGYTVVIDQDGTILEHGNDLSRVGRNIQDEVDAKRLENIIRNALRDRQDFFHLFNFDQEEIELLSGYTAIPSPLSTGEERKWVILAVTPLDNALAGLKDIQNVLFTLILGLLAANLLATLYLTRDLALPIEKLQDYALNIQCRATTERVPHNLNIREFNRLAEALDSMVERLKAWAEELEAAWKEAKTANQLKNEFLATISHELRTPLNAILGCIRLVRDDCCDNREEEIEFLQRADDAAIHLLNIINDILDISKIEAGTLSVVMEQVDVKRLIKEAIELQQSALEQKGLQLQFLEDPQSITVEADPAKLKQALLNLIGNAIKFTDTGRITISTRIEGLTKGQSFTKADGENGSLPPHLVISVQDTGIGIAPDQQQKLFQPFVMVDGSRTRPKGGTGLGLAISRNLIELMGGIIRLDSKGIGQGTTVEVVLPILHSSPSIPVVLDSKTAKQQNS
- a CDS encoding Gfo/Idh/MocA family protein, encoding MSQPIGIAILGAGRWGVHLIRNFLNHPQARVMAVVDPHQERLTSARSQFNLDESVILTTNWQDIKQLPGLEAVAVATPAATHYALISDALDQNYHVLAEKPLTLDPAECQELSQRAQQRQLQLLVDHTYLFHPAVIAGTEVVQGGRLGELRYGYATRTHLGPVRPDVDALWDLAIHDIAIFNTWLGESPIQVQGTGRVWLQPTPVVGDDSKLFPQGLSDLVMATLTYPSGFQAFIHLCWFNPDKQRRLAVVGDQGTLIFDEMSQDAPLVIQGGYLEPEGDRWIPTAQNREVVRLEKAEPLGRVCDRFLELVRHQGPADEFSGAIATELTTILSALSHSIQQGGLPVQL
- a CDS encoding DUF6464 family protein, with the protein product MLETLVIFFLGITPPLLSVFVMRKAENRARTRLQAAREIPMMRIPAPPPTPSDRHYVEGIGDVTGDITCLYNARSAYLRCALNPEGPCETCRQYEPRESF